In Alteromonas sp. V450, the following proteins share a genomic window:
- a CDS encoding SDR family NAD(P)-dependent oxidoreductase translates to MKTILITGATDGIGLETAKMLAKEGHKLFLHGRSQGKLDNVKGALEAQFPKSSITALQADLSLFDDVKKLAVELKEKTDRLDILINNAGVFTIENPITSAGLDARFMVNTIAPFMLTVSLVDVMDEHSRVINVSSAAQAPVNFAALRGETQLSDGAAYAQSKLGITMWTAYLGEKYQLNGPKMVSVNPKSLLGSKMVKDAYGIAGGDLKEGAKILVEAALSDRFNSVAGDYFDNDHDTFAAPHPFAGYSTNKEALVIEMEEIISAH, encoded by the coding sequence ATGAAGACGATATTGATAACTGGGGCGACTGACGGCATCGGTCTAGAAACAGCGAAAATGTTAGCCAAAGAAGGACATAAGCTTTTTTTGCACGGCAGAAGCCAAGGTAAATTGGATAATGTTAAAGGCGCATTAGAAGCACAATTTCCTAAAAGCAGCATTACTGCTTTACAGGCTGATTTATCGTTGTTCGACGACGTTAAAAAACTAGCCGTAGAGTTAAAAGAAAAAACCGATCGCTTAGACATACTTATCAATAACGCGGGTGTTTTTACCATAGAAAACCCTATTACTTCTGCAGGGCTGGATGCTCGATTCATGGTCAACACTATCGCGCCCTTTATGCTAACGGTGTCGCTTGTAGATGTCATGGATGAGCACAGTCGCGTGATAAACGTCTCTTCTGCGGCACAAGCGCCGGTGAACTTCGCTGCGCTAAGAGGAGAAACTCAACTTTCAGACGGTGCAGCTTATGCGCAGAGTAAGTTGGGTATTACCATGTGGACGGCTTATCTCGGGGAAAAGTATCAGTTAAACGGACCTAAGATGGTTTCAGTGAACCCCAAGTCTTTATTAGGGAGTAAAATGGTTAAAGATGCCTATGGCATTGCTGGTGGTGACTTAAAAGAAGGCGCTAAGATTTTAGTTGAAGCCGCGCTCTCTGACCGTTTTAATAGTGTGGCAGGAGACTATTTTGATAATGACCATGACACGTTCGCTGCTCCTCATCCGTTTGCTGGCTATTCCACTAATAAGGAAGCGTTGGTTATAGAGATGGAAGAAATCATTTCTGCTCACTGA
- a CDS encoding response regulator has product MQYFINLAVLLTLTWYMGTAQAQASIAEEVSEIKRNVETSVPMPIGAAIEKLETWLLSEALTQNEKREVAALYVQYQLLIHQRPEAAILNVLEALQDNSRNGLFVAVGIARIYGISADYELAQTRFNSILTTPNISAEIRAYALIYQVLTHSEAQVFAPNAELINEISELLTTYKLTQLKPLFDAIVADYYQSVSAYDIALTYYEKSLNDAQDANQLILVSDNLYAIGILHRNLENYGKAIEYFERAIAFDKQIDINYSEFLATYGIATTQYRLGNIQKALVLFDTVLAHPLSSSFYNSEIYRLKAEAHLSLKELNEAASALNNARKLYDDSREDEQTTWRAQLEKTEAYITAAKGNYELAFQQFETFHDAYLNAKKYEDLELIKSANLIQQITKEKERSNQLESENKAFEEALHLKNEAQRTQNLFSTLLVVLITLTLVTILIILKLLSKSRQANALYLTAKNKAELHNRLKSEFISNVSHEIRTPLNAIIGFGQMLAKHPHGLNTRNLTTKIITASEMLLQLINDLLDFSKIEAGKLTLSIKPHDVRASITSIIEIFADQAEAKGLQLKLCIGSNITDELMFDELRLRQVFANLVGNAIKFSHNGTIEVGISADDKTDSYYKLHCWVKDQGIGISKENQAKLFTPFTQAESSIARSYGGTGLGLNISNNLLKLMGTSLSLESELEKGSTFSFDVVFAKAAEVTKPPSVTRLPDETLHGLRVLLAEDNDINVEVITAMLAEFSFNLTHVENGQQAVNILKEKTFDLILMDIQMPEVDGLQATKQIREILKLQTPIIALTANAMKQDIDACFDAGMNAHVGKPVDRANLVSVLIEQVNAPSIA; this is encoded by the coding sequence TTGCAGTATTTTATCAATTTGGCTGTTTTGCTAACCCTAACTTGGTATATGGGAACAGCGCAAGCCCAGGCATCCATTGCCGAAGAAGTCAGCGAAATAAAAAGAAATGTTGAAACCTCTGTGCCCATGCCCATAGGCGCCGCGATAGAAAAGTTAGAAACTTGGTTGTTATCTGAAGCATTAACGCAGAACGAAAAAAGAGAAGTAGCAGCGCTCTATGTTCAATACCAACTTTTGATACACCAACGTCCTGAAGCGGCTATTTTGAATGTATTAGAAGCATTACAAGACAACTCGCGAAATGGCCTCTTTGTTGCGGTTGGTATAGCAAGAATATACGGTATTTCTGCAGACTATGAACTTGCCCAAACACGTTTTAATTCTATTTTAACTACACCGAACATCTCTGCAGAAATTAGAGCGTATGCACTTATTTATCAAGTATTGACGCATAGTGAGGCTCAGGTATTCGCGCCTAACGCAGAACTTATCAATGAGATAAGTGAATTACTAACAACGTACAAACTAACTCAACTGAAACCATTATTTGACGCAATAGTAGCGGATTATTATCAATCGGTGAGCGCTTATGATATTGCACTTACCTACTATGAAAAGTCGCTTAATGATGCCCAAGACGCCAACCAACTTATCCTTGTCAGCGACAACCTTTATGCGATTGGCATTTTACACAGAAATTTAGAAAACTACGGTAAAGCAATAGAGTATTTTGAACGTGCTATCGCCTTTGATAAACAAATCGATATTAATTACTCAGAGTTCCTAGCTACCTATGGTATTGCCACCACACAATATCGACTCGGTAACATCCAAAAGGCATTGGTATTGTTTGACACTGTTTTAGCCCACCCGCTTTCGTCATCATTTTACAATAGTGAAATCTATCGCTTGAAGGCCGAGGCGCATCTTAGTTTAAAAGAATTAAATGAAGCAGCGAGTGCACTGAATAACGCAAGAAAACTCTATGATGATAGCCGTGAGGACGAACAAACGACCTGGCGTGCACAACTTGAAAAAACAGAAGCTTATATAACAGCGGCAAAGGGTAATTATGAATTGGCATTTCAACAGTTTGAAACATTTCATGACGCGTATTTAAATGCCAAAAAATACGAAGATTTGGAACTGATTAAAAGTGCGAACCTTATACAACAGATAACGAAAGAGAAAGAAAGATCGAATCAGTTAGAAAGTGAAAATAAAGCCTTTGAAGAAGCGCTTCATTTAAAAAATGAAGCACAGCGAACGCAAAACCTTTTTTCAACGTTACTTGTCGTTTTAATAACACTGACACTAGTCACTATCTTAATAATTTTAAAATTACTGAGTAAGTCAAGGCAGGCCAATGCCCTATATTTAACGGCAAAAAATAAAGCTGAATTACATAACCGTCTTAAATCAGAGTTTATCTCAAATGTAAGTCATGAAATTCGCACACCTCTGAACGCGATAATTGGCTTTGGTCAAATGCTCGCTAAACATCCTCATGGCCTAAATACCCGTAATCTGACGACGAAAATAATTACAGCGTCAGAGATGTTATTACAACTTATCAATGATTTACTCGATTTTTCAAAAATAGAAGCGGGTAAGCTAACGCTTTCCATAAAACCCCATGATGTGAGAGCAAGTATCACCTCGATAATTGAAATTTTTGCGGACCAAGCCGAAGCTAAGGGGTTACAGCTAAAGCTGTGCATAGGGAGCAACATCACTGATGAATTAATGTTTGACGAACTTAGACTTAGGCAAGTGTTTGCTAACCTTGTAGGCAATGCGATCAAATTTTCGCATAACGGTACAATTGAGGTCGGCATTTCAGCTGACGACAAAACCGACAGCTACTATAAGTTGCATTGCTGGGTAAAAGACCAAGGCATAGGAATTTCAAAAGAAAATCAGGCCAAACTCTTTACCCCATTCACCCAAGCGGAAAGTTCTATTGCGAGAAGTTATGGCGGTACCGGGCTAGGCCTTAACATTAGTAATAATTTACTAAAATTAATGGGGACTTCGTTATCGCTTGAGAGTGAGCTTGAAAAAGGCTCGACATTTTCTTTCGATGTCGTATTCGCCAAAGCCGCAGAGGTCACAAAACCGCCTTCTGTGACACGTCTGCCTGATGAAACATTACACGGGCTGCGCGTACTACTTGCTGAAGATAACGACATAAACGTTGAAGTTATTACCGCCATGCTTGCAGAATTTTCTTTTAATTTAACACACGTTGAAAATGGTCAGCAGGCTGTCAATATTTTGAAAGAAAAGACATTTGACTTGATATTAATGGATATTCAAATGCCTGAGGTAGATGGGTTACAAGCGACAAAACAGATACGTGAAATACTCAAGCTCCAGACGCCAATTATTGCGCTAACCGCTAACGCCATGAAACAAGACATTGACGCATGCTTTGATGCTGGAATGAATGCACATGTAGGTAAGCCCGTTGATAGAGCAAATTTGGTAAGCGTATTAATAGAACAAGTTAATGCGCCATCCATAGCATAA
- a CDS encoding VOC family protein: MQESIKLNYVEFASLDLGLSKAFFESAFGWRFTDYGSEYSAFSHAGVDGGIFKSERVLKAESGAPLLVLYASNISEVQHRVENAGGTITKPLFDFPGGCRFHFVEPGGNELAVWSESVK, from the coding sequence ATGCAAGAAAGTATAAAACTCAACTATGTCGAATTTGCATCTTTAGATCTTGGTCTTTCAAAAGCTTTTTTTGAAAGCGCGTTCGGCTGGCGTTTTACCGACTATGGAAGCGAATACAGTGCATTTAGTCATGCAGGTGTAGATGGTGGCATATTTAAGTCCGAACGAGTATTGAAAGCTGAAAGTGGTGCGCCTTTATTGGTGCTTTATGCCTCTAATATTTCTGAAGTGCAACATCGGGTAGAAAACGCGGGTGGAACAATTACGAAGCCGCTGTTTGATTTTCCTGGTGGCTGCCGATTTCATTTTGTTGAGCCTGGCGGAAATGAGCTTGCAGTTTGGTCTGAGTCGGTAAAGTAA
- the asd gene encoding aspartate-semialdehyde dehydrogenase, with amino-acid sequence MSQQKVGLVGWRGMVGSVLMQRMQEEQDFAHIEPTFFTTSQKGSAAPDFAGKDAGVLEDAHDIEALAKQDIIITCQGGDYTKAVYNDLRATGWNGYWIDAASALRMKDDAVIILDPVNRKEIDSGIEKGIRTYVGGNCTVSLMLLALGGLFENDLVEWASPMTYQAASGSGAKHMRELISQMGAIHGNVKEKVEDPATAILDIDQQVSEFIRSSDYPSEQFGVPLAGSLIPYIDSQLASGQSREEWKAQAEANKILGIKGSEIPIDGICVRVGAMRCHSQAITLKLKKDLPLAEIETILANHNDWVKVIPNDRDATMQELTPAKVTGTLSIPVGRIRKLSMGPEYISAFTVGDQLLWGAAEPLRRMLRIVLEQN; translated from the coding sequence ATGTCACAACAAAAAGTAGGTTTAGTGGGCTGGCGCGGTATGGTTGGCTCAGTATTAATGCAGCGCATGCAAGAAGAGCAAGATTTCGCGCACATTGAACCCACCTTTTTCACTACCTCACAAAAAGGTAGTGCAGCACCAGATTTTGCTGGTAAAGATGCTGGTGTTCTAGAAGATGCGCACGACATCGAGGCGCTAGCTAAACAAGATATTATTATTACCTGTCAGGGCGGCGACTACACAAAAGCTGTGTACAACGACTTAAGAGCCACTGGCTGGAACGGTTATTGGATTGATGCTGCGTCTGCGCTTCGTATGAAAGACGACGCTGTAATTATTTTAGACCCTGTAAACCGCAAAGAAATTGATAGTGGCATTGAGAAAGGCATTCGCACTTACGTGGGTGGAAACTGCACAGTTTCACTGATGTTGCTGGCGCTAGGTGGTCTGTTCGAAAATGATCTCGTCGAATGGGCCTCTCCGATGACCTATCAAGCCGCGTCGGGTTCAGGTGCAAAGCACATGCGCGAACTTATTAGTCAAATGGGCGCTATTCACGGCAATGTGAAAGAAAAGGTTGAAGATCCGGCTACCGCAATTTTAGACATTGATCAGCAGGTGTCGGAGTTTATTAGAAGTTCAGACTACCCTAGTGAACAGTTTGGAGTGCCGCTTGCGGGCAGCCTAATTCCGTATATTGATTCACAGTTAGCTTCAGGTCAAAGCCGTGAAGAGTGGAAAGCACAAGCCGAAGCAAACAAAATTCTAGGCATCAAAGGCAGCGAAATACCTATCGACGGTATCTGTGTGCGCGTTGGTGCAATGCGCTGTCACAGTCAAGCCATTACGCTTAAACTCAAAAAAGATTTGCCACTAGCCGAAATTGAAACGATTTTGGCTAACCACAACGATTGGGTTAAAGTTATTCCAAACGATCGCGACGCAACCATGCAAGAACTTACGCCTGCAAAAGTTACCGGTACGCTATCTATACCCGTTGGCCGTATTCGCAAGCTAAGCATGGGCCCAGAATATATTTCGGCTTTCACCGTTGGCGATCAGCTCTTGTGGGGTGCCGCAGAGCCGCTTCGCAGAATGTTGCGTATTGTGCTAGAACAAAACTAA
- a CDS encoding cytochrome b: protein MHYDSHKKFATTTVILHWLVGLTIIGLLATGIYMTENNVYELFSWHKAFGFLVLIVAIARVFWRMKNGWPSPASNYKRIEHNLASIVHWVLIIATLLMPISGLMTSVLGGHGLSVFGLEVFAQNFSVDDPEKTLPINYELSKLGGTIHFYLGYTVIVALLLHIAGALKHHIIDKDGTLKRMLGKTINE from the coding sequence ATGCATTACGATAGCCATAAAAAATTTGCTACCACTACGGTAATTCTGCATTGGCTGGTGGGGTTAACCATTATAGGGTTACTTGCTACCGGTATTTACATGACCGAGAACAATGTCTACGAGCTATTTAGTTGGCATAAGGCATTTGGTTTTCTTGTGCTAATAGTCGCGATAGCCCGCGTTTTCTGGCGAATGAAAAATGGTTGGCCCAGCCCTGCATCGAACTATAAGCGAATTGAACATAACCTTGCATCTATCGTCCATTGGGTTTTGATCATCGCTACCTTATTGATGCCTATTTCAGGGTTGATGACATCGGTATTGGGTGGTCACGGCCTATCCGTATTCGGATTAGAAGTATTTGCTCAAAACTTTAGCGTAGATGACCCAGAAAAAACCTTACCGATTAATTATGAGTTATCGAAGTTAGGAGGCACTATTCACTTCTATCTTGGCTACACTGTTATTGTTGCTTTATTGCTACACATTGCTGGCGCACTTAAGCACCACATTATTGATAAAGACGGTACGTTAAAGCGTATGCTGGGCAAAACAATTAATGAATAA
- a CDS encoding diguanylate cyclase domain-containing protein, which yields MINIYGLGFRFSLFLIAASVLVVFTTAEFFYRATYENEISEANNDIQELYQTVAATASIAAFLEDEDLAKEAINGLVKTEKILAASIKSEALYYQVNVENAINKSTTPRIFVVRHPFIPEESLAEVKVYPNFDHIINQAEKISTDNNYSLYVEALVVGTVALIITYYIIIAPMLRVGRSLHKITPGTNERIDIPEYHTKSEIGALVNDTNQLLNKVEEQFTQERQLREEIEFLEKRFRMLFENAKSATVLMAENGTIELRNKAFNDLVEKIGIGIKQGYGELLEELFETPAAMKSAITEAFARNEFATGEYQLKGKTDGNTVWIQLIASPLLTEEGERYYQLTLNDISSRRQELQKLALQADFDALTGIYNRNGGEKLIAKLMRKEHQFALALIDLNGFKAVNDIYGHDAGDEVLVFVADQLREKIRKNDVAIRWGGDEFMLLLQADDEKSVQRVVEKVNTGVKQPFYFNNETKPTVVSMSVGVAFYPETSRNLHALVKQADIAMYKAKQNKVSAPDDYLIFADQCRLDDEDMS from the coding sequence TTGATTAACATTTATGGTCTGGGTTTTCGCTTTTCGTTATTTCTAATCGCTGCCTCAGTGCTAGTGGTGTTTACTACCGCTGAGTTTTTTTATCGCGCAACGTATGAGAATGAAATTAGTGAAGCGAATAATGATATTCAAGAACTCTATCAAACAGTGGCAGCTACCGCCTCGATAGCGGCCTTTTTGGAAGATGAGGACCTTGCTAAAGAAGCGATTAACGGATTAGTTAAAACTGAAAAAATTCTCGCAGCGTCGATAAAAAGTGAAGCATTGTATTACCAAGTAAACGTAGAAAATGCGATAAACAAGAGTACAACGCCGCGCATATTTGTTGTCAGGCACCCGTTTATACCAGAAGAGTCGCTTGCCGAGGTTAAGGTGTACCCCAACTTTGACCATATCATAAATCAAGCAGAAAAAATCAGTACCGATAATAACTACTCTCTTTACGTTGAAGCCCTGGTTGTTGGCACCGTCGCTTTAATTATCACTTACTACATTATTATTGCACCAATGCTACGAGTTGGGCGCTCGCTGCACAAGATCACGCCGGGAACGAATGAGCGGATTGATATACCCGAATACCACACTAAAAGTGAGATTGGCGCATTGGTAAATGATACCAATCAACTGCTAAACAAAGTTGAAGAGCAATTCACTCAAGAGCGCCAGCTTAGAGAAGAAATCGAGTTCTTGGAAAAGCGATTTAGAATGTTGTTCGAGAACGCTAAGTCGGCCACTGTGTTAATGGCAGAAAATGGCACTATTGAGCTTAGAAATAAAGCTTTTAATGATTTAGTTGAAAAAATTGGAATTGGAATAAAGCAAGGCTACGGAGAGCTATTAGAAGAACTATTCGAAACACCAGCTGCGATGAAGTCTGCCATCACAGAAGCGTTTGCGAGAAATGAATTTGCCACGGGAGAATATCAACTGAAGGGCAAAACAGATGGCAATACTGTATGGATCCAACTTATCGCTAGCCCTTTATTAACCGAGGAAGGCGAACGGTATTATCAACTAACGTTAAATGATATATCAAGTCGTAGACAAGAGTTACAAAAGCTTGCGTTACAAGCAGACTTTGATGCGTTAACGGGCATTTATAATAGAAATGGCGGTGAAAAGCTCATCGCTAAGCTTATGAGAAAAGAACATCAGTTTGCTTTGGCACTAATCGATCTTAACGGATTCAAGGCAGTAAACGATATTTACGGTCATGATGCGGGCGACGAAGTTCTCGTTTTTGTTGCTGACCAGTTGAGAGAAAAAATACGGAAAAACGATGTCGCTATACGTTGGGGCGGCGACGAATTTATGTTGCTACTTCAAGCCGATGACGAAAAATCTGTGCAAAGAGTGGTAGAAAAAGTAAATACAGGAGTTAAGCAACCTTTTTACTTCAACAACGAGACAAAGCCGACAGTGGTTTCAATGAGTGTCGGCGTGGCGTTTTATCCTGAGACAAGTCGCAATTTGCATGCTCTGGTCAAGCAAGCTGACATTGCCATGTATAAAGCGAAACAAAATAAAGTATCGGCACCAGACGACTACCTTATTTTTGCTGACCAATGCAGGCTAGATGATGAAGATATGAGCTAG